In one Mesotoga sp. Brook.08.105.5.1 genomic region, the following are encoded:
- a CDS encoding nucleoside phosphorylase, whose protein sequence is MEKRLPILEHDYERPAVIEPTKVISSIPEMLERAVILFYQGVIESLLKKGLLKKIVDRRSEVGLFPVYEIEHKGERVALLNPGLGAPSAAGFYEELITLGVRKTVACGSCGVLKREIPRGEIIVVESAVRDEGTSFHYVEPSREISVDKSVIEMIESTLRRLSIPYVKGKTWTTDAFYRETKRIVSRRIDEGCITVEMEASALMAVSKFRNVAFGQLLSSGDDVSGEEWDIRFHPEASNHKERVFWAALECCLRL, encoded by the coding sequence ATGGAGAAGCGTTTACCTATTCTGGAACATGATTATGAAAGACCGGCCGTCATAGAACCGACGAAGGTCATCTCCTCGATACCTGAGATGCTCGAAAGAGCTGTGATTCTCTTCTATCAGGGCGTGATAGAGAGTCTCTTGAAGAAGGGTCTTCTGAAGAAGATCGTTGACAGGAGAAGTGAGGTAGGATTGTTCCCCGTCTACGAGATCGAACACAAAGGAGAAAGAGTTGCCCTGTTGAATCCAGGACTTGGAGCACCATCCGCTGCGGGCTTCTATGAAGAGCTGATCACCCTGGGAGTAAGAAAGACAGTAGCCTGCGGTTCCTGCGGAGTGTTGAAGAGAGAAATTCCGAGAGGAGAGATCATCGTAGTGGAATCGGCAGTCAGGGATGAGGGGACCTCATTCCATTACGTGGAGCCCTCAAGAGAGATTTCAGTCGATAAGAGTGTGATCGAGATGATCGAATCTACATTGAGAAGGCTGTCTATACCTTATGTAAAGGGAAAGACCTGGACAACCGATGCCTTCTACAGGGAGACTAAGCGGATAGTCAGCAGAAGAATTGACGAAGGGTGCATAACAGTCGAGATGGAGGCTTCGGCCCTCATGGCCGTCTCTAAGTTCAGAAATGTGGCCTTTGGCCAGCTCCTTTCGTCCGGAGACGATGTGAGCGGAGAAGAGTGGGACATACGATTTCATCCCGAGGCTTCGAATCACAAAGAGCGTGTATTCTGGGCAGCTCTAGAGTGTTGCCTGAGATTATAA
- a CDS encoding N-acetyltransferase yields MPEIITPSVVYSFASQSGKLRVGDGMVEPIKVSSKKHGKAIELLAEAFANDPMIKYVLSEKVRKYVNRIYGVMFKTYLKKGSAYFDSSEMNGIILWIDSKEDPGLGVWIRSGALKMLTFPGRSLNRLMKVGRAISRAHKKCIKEHHLHLIFIAVSPASQGKGIGKQLLSLLAHEADSKGLPCYLETQNPSNLGFYESFGFYVAKEIEISRELRSWSMVRPIS; encoded by the coding sequence TTGCCTGAGATTATAACTCCGTCGGTAGTATATTCCTTCGCTTCACAGAGTGGAAAGTTGAGAGTGGGTGATGGTATGGTCGAACCGATTAAGGTTTCCTCGAAAAAACACGGAAAGGCAATAGAACTACTTGCCGAAGCATTTGCTAATGACCCGATGATCAAATACGTATTAAGTGAGAAAGTAAGAAAGTACGTAAATAGGATCTATGGAGTAATGTTCAAGACTTATCTGAAGAAAGGATCCGCGTACTTTGATTCATCCGAGATGAACGGAATAATTCTCTGGATTGACTCTAAAGAAGATCCGGGCCTTGGCGTCTGGATAAGGAGCGGAGCCTTGAAGATGCTGACATTTCCTGGAAGATCACTAAATCGCCTTATGAAGGTCGGTAGGGCGATTTCGAGGGCTCACAAGAAATGCATAAAGGAACATCACCTTCACCTGATTTTCATTGCTGTTTCGCCAGCTTCTCAGGGGAAAGGTATCGGCAAACAACTTCTTAGCCTTCTTGCGCATGAAGCAGACTCAAAAGGTCTTCCCTGTTATCTTGAAACGCAGAATCCTTCAAACTTAGGTTTCTATGAATCCTTTGGGTTCTACGTTGCGAAGGAAATCGAAATCTCGCGCGAACTCAGATCGTGGAGTATGGTCAGACCAATTTCGTGA